From the genome of Tsukamurella pulmonis:
GGCCTGACCGCGGGTCCACGCACCGTCGAAGAGCTCCGCCTCGACCTCGGCCGACGGGCGCTGGTGCTCCAGGCGCACCTTGATCGGCGCCTGGATCGACAGGTCGCCCAGGTCGACGGCCATGATGGCCTCGGCCGGCGACGAGTAGACGCCGGTCTCCGGCTGATCCTTGGCGGCCGGCGTGTACGCGCCCTTCGCCTCGTCCTTCTTCGTGGTCAGGTGGTACAGACCGGTCACCATGTCCAGACGGGGCATGGCGAGCGGGCGACCCGACGCCGGCGACAGGATGTTGTTCGAGGACAGCATCAGGATGCGGGCCTCGGCCTGCGCCTCCGCGGACAGCGGGAGGTGCACGGCCATCTGGTCACCGTCGAAGTCGGCGTTGAACGCCTCACAGACGAGCGGGTGCAGCTGGATGGCCTTGCCCTCCACGAGCTGCGGCTCGAACGCCTGGATGCCCAGACGGTGCAGCGTGGGAGCACGGTTGAGCAGCACGGGGTGCTCGGCGATGACCTCTTCGAGGACGTCCCACACCTGCGGGCGCTGCCGCTCGACCATGCGCTTGGCCGACTTGATGTTCTGCGCGTGGTTGAGATCCACCAGGCGCTTCATCACGAACGGCTTGAACAGCTCGAGCGCCATCAGCTTCGGCAGGCCGCACTGGTGCAGCTTGAGCTGCGGACCCACGACGATCACCGAACGGCCCGAGTAGTCCACGCGCTTGCCGAGCAGGTTCTGGCGGAACCGGCCCTGCTTGCCCTTGAGCAGATCGGACAGCGACTTGAGCGGGCGGTTGCCCGGTCCGGTGACCGGACGGCCGCGGCGGCCGTTGTCGAACAGCGCGTCGACGGACTCCTGCAGCATCCGCTTCTCGTTGTTGACGATGATCTCGGGCGCGCCGAGGTCGATCAGTCGCTTGAGGCGGTTGTTGCGGTTGATCACGCGACGGTACAGGTCGTTCAGGTCGGACGTGGCGAAGCGGCCACCGTCGAGCTGGACCATCGGGCGCAGCTCCGGCGGGATCACCGGCACCGCGTCGAGGACCATGCCCAGCGGCGAGTTGCCCGACTGCTGGAACGCCGCGACGACCTTGAGTCGCTTGAGCGCGCGCAGCTTCTTCTGGCCCTTGCCCGAGCGGATCGTCTCGCGCAGGATCTCGGCCTCGGCGTCGATGTCGAAGTTCTCGATGAGCTTCTTGATCGCCTCGGCACCCATGGCGCCCTTGAAGTACTCGCCGTAGCGGTCCTGCAGCTCACGGTAGAGCTTCTCGTCGACGATCATGTCCTTCGGAGCGAGCTTGACGAAGGTCGTCCAGATCTCGTCGAGCTCGTCGATGGCACGCTGCGCGCGGTCGCGGATCTGCCGCATCTCCCGCTCGCCGCCGTCCTTGACCTTGCGGCGCTGGTCGGCCTTGGCGCCCTCGGCCTCGAGCACGGCGAGGTCGTCCTCGAGCTTCTTGGCCCGGTTCTCCAGGTCCACGTCGCGCTGGTCGGCGAGCACCTTCTTCTCGGAGGTGATCTCGGCCTCGAGCGTGGACTGCTCGTTGTGGCGCTGCTCCTCGTCGACCTCCGTGATCACGTAGGCGGCGAAGTAGATGATCTTCTCGAGATCCTTGGGCGCCAGGTCCAGCAGGTAGCCCAGGCGCGACGGGACGCCCTTGAAGTACCAGATGTGGGTGACGGGAGCGGCCAGCTCGATGTGGCCCATCCGCTCGCGACGCACCTTGGCGCGAGTGACCTCGACGCCGCAGCGCTCGCAGATGATGCCCTTGAAGCGGACGCGCTTGTACTTACCGCAGTAGCACTCCCAGTCGCGAGTCGGTCCGAAGATCTTCTCGCAGAACAGGCCGTCCTTCTCGGGCTTGAGCGTGCGGTAGTTGATGGTCTCGGGCTTCTTGACCTCGCCGTAGCTCCAGTTACGGATGTCATCGGCGGTCGCCAGACCGATCTTCAGTTCGTCGAAGAAGTTAACGTCGAGCACTTCTCTCCTAATTCGTTCGGTTGGCGGGTACTAGTTCGCGAGATCTTCGGCGGAGGCGTTCTCGTTGCGCGAGAGGTTGATGCCCAGGTTGGCAGCAGCGCGCTCGAGATCCTCGTCGTCACCGTCGGCCATCTCGATGGCGGCACCGTCGGACGAGAGCACCTCCACGTTCAGGCAGAGCGACTGGAGCTCCTTGAGGAGCACCTTGAACGACTCGGGGATGCCGGGCTCGGGGATGTTCTCGCCCTTGACGATCGCCTCGTACACCTTCACGCGGCCGACCACGTCGTCCGACTTGATGGTGAGCAGCTCCTGCAGGGTGTAGGCGGCGCCGTACGCCTGCATCGCCCAGCACTCCATCTCGCCGAAACGCTGGCCACCGAACTGCGCCTTACCACCCAGCGGCTGCTGCGTGATCATCGAGTACGGACCGGTGGAGCGGGCGTGGATCTTCTCGTCCACCAGGTGGTGCAGCTTGAGGATGTACATGTAGCCGATGGCCACCGGGTACGGGAAGGGCTCACCCGAACGGCCGTCGAACAGCGTCGCCTTGCCGTCGGCCTGCACCATCACGTCGCCGTCGCGGTTGGGGAGGGTCGAGCCGAGCAGGCCGGCCAGCTCCTCGTCCCGCGCACCGTCGAAGACGGGGGTGGCGGTGTTGGTGTCCTTGGGCTGGCTGTACATCTCCTCGGGGAGCTGCGACGCCCAGTCCGGGATGTTCCCGTTCTCGTCGCGCACGTCCCAGCCGGTCTTGGCGACCCACCCGAGGTGGGTCTCCAGGATCTGGCCGATGTTCATACGACGCGGCACGCCGTGCGTGTTGAGGATGATGTCGACCGGGGTGCCGTCGGGCAGGAAGGGCATGTCCTCGGCGGGGAGGATCTTGCCGATGACGCCCTTGTTGCCGTGGCGGCCGGCCAGCTTGTCGCCGTCCTGCACCTTGCGCTTCTGGGCCACGTACACGCGGACCAGCTCGTTCACGCCGGGGGCCAGCTCGTCGTCGTCGTCGCGCGAGAAGACGCGGACGCCGATGACCTTGCCGGTCTCACCGTGGGGCACCTTGAGCGACGTGTCGCGGACCTCGCGCGCCTTCTCACCGAAGATCGCGCGGAGCAGCCGCTCCTCCGGGGTCAGCTCGGTCTCGCCCTTCGGGGTGACCTTGCCGACCAGGATGTCGCCGTCGCGAACCTCAGCACCGATGCGGATGATGCCGCGCTCGTCGAGATCGGCCAGCACCTCGTCGGAGACGTTCGGGATGTCCCGGGTGATCTCCTCGGCGCCCAGCTTCGTGTCGCGGGCATCGATCTCGTGCTCCTCGATGTGGATGGACGTCAGGACGTCCTCCTCCACCAGGCGCTGCGAGAGGATGATCGCGTCCTCGTAGTTGTGGCCCTCCCACGGCATGATCGCCACGAGCAGGTTCTTGCCGAGCGCCATCTCACCGTTGTCGGTGCAGGGTCCGTCGGCGAGGACCTGTCCGGCCTCGACCCGCTGGCCCGCGTTGACGATGGGACGCTGGTTCGCGCAGGTGCCCTGGTTGCTGCGCGCGAACTTGCGCAGCTTGTGGGTCTTGCGCGTGCCCTCGTCGGCCATGATCGTGATGAAGTCGGCGGAGACCTCCTCGACGACACCCGGCTTCTCGGTGATGACGACGTCGCCGGCGTCGACCGCGGCGCGCAGCTCCATACCGGTGCCGACCAGCGGCGACTCGGAACGGACCAGCGGCACGGCCTGACGCTGCATGTTCGCGCCCATGAGGGCACGGTTGGCGTCGTCGTGCTCGAGGAACGGGATCATCGCGGTCGCGACCGAGACCATCTGGCGCGGCGAGATGTCCATGTACTCCACCGCCGAGACGGGGACCATCTCGACCTCGGAGCCGCGCTTACGCACGAGCACGCGCTCGTCCGTCAGGCGACCGTTCGCATCGGTGGCCGCGTTGGCCTGCGCGATGTAGTAACGGTCCTCCTCGTCGGCCGTCATGTAGACGATCTCGTCGGTGGTGGTGCCGTTCTCGACCTTGCGGTACGGGGTCTCGATGAAACCGAACGGGTTGACCCGCGCGTACACCGACAGCGAGCCGATCAGGCCGATGTTCGGGCCCTCAGGGGTCTCGATCGGGCACATGCGGCCGTAGTGCGACGGGTGGACGTCGCGGACCTCGAGGCCCGCGCGCTCACGCGACAGGCCGCCGGGGCCCAGCGCCGACAGACGACGCTTGTGGGTCAGGCCCGAGAGCGGGTTGTTCTGGTCCATGAACTGTGAGAGCTGCGAGGTGCCGAAGAACTCCTTGATCGCCGCCGAGACCGGGCGGATGTTGATCAGGGTCTGCGGGGTGATCGCCTCGACGTCCTGCGTGGTCATGCGCTCGCGCACGACGCGCTCCATGCGGGACAGGCCCACGCGGAGCTGGTTCTGGATCAGCTCGCCGACCGTGCGCAGGCGACGGTTGCCGAAGTGGTCGATGTCGTCGACCTCGACGGGCACCTCGTCGCCGTCCGGGACGGTCATGTAGGTGAGCTGCTCCGACGGTGCCTCGTGCAGGCGCACGAGGTACTCGATCGTCGCGACGATGTCCTCCTCGGTGAGCACCAGCGGCTGCGTGCCGTCGGAGTTCGCCGGGAGACCGAGCTTCTTGTTGAGCTTGTACCGGCCGACGCGGGCCAGGTCGTAGCGCTTCTCCTTGAAGAACAGGTTCTCCAGCAGGGTCTGCGCCGACTCCTTCGTGGGCGGCTCGCCCGGGCGCAGCTTGCGGTAGATGTCGAGCAGCGCCTCGTCGGTGCCGGCCGTGTTGTCCTTCTCCAGGGTGGAGCGCATGATCTCCGAGAAGCCGAAGCGCTCGAGGATCTGCTCGCTGGTCCACCCGAGGGCCTTGAGCAGCACGGTGACGGGCTGGCGGCGCTTGCGGTCGATGCGGACGCCGACGGTGTCGCGCTTGTCCACGTCGAACTCGAGCCACGCGCCGCGGGCCGGGATGACCTTGACGCTGTGCAGCGGCTTCTCGGTCGACTTGTCGATGTTCTCGTCGAAGTACACGCCCGGGCTACGGACGAGCTGCGAGACGACGACGCGCTCGGTGCCGTTGATGATGAAGGTGCCCTTGTCCGTCATCATCGGGAAATCACCCATGAAGACGGTCTGCGACTTGATCTCGCCGGTGTTGTTGTTGATGAACTCGGCCGTGACGAACAGCGGGGCCGCGTACGTCATGTCCTTGTCCTTGCACTCCTCGATCGAGGCCTTGACCTCGTCGAAGCGCGGATCGGAGAAGGACAGCGACATCGAGCCCGAGAAGTCCTCGATGGGCGACAGCTCAGCGAGGATGTCCTCCAGACCGCCGGTGGGCTGTGCCTCGCCGCGTGCAGCGGCCTTGTCGCGCCACGCGGGCGTGCCGACGAGCCAGTCGAACGAGTCGATCTGCAGGTCGAGCAGACCCGGAACGGGAAGGGGCTCGGAGATCTTCGCGAACGACACGCGCTTGGGCGCTCCGGGCACCACGGCGTCGTTCTGATCGTTCTGAGTCTGGCTGGAGACGGAGACTGCCAAGATGCGTCCTCTGCTGTGACTAGTAACGTTGCCAAATTGTGCTGACGGCAACCCGCAGAGCAAACGTCCTCGAAGTGAGGCGCGAATATTCAAATGAACAGGGGGCAGCCAGCGCAACGTCCAACGTTAGCAGAGCGGCATGTATTCCGCAAGGAGCAGCCCAGACTAAGCCCCCGAGGGCTTGAGCGCAAGCACGACGCGCATGCGGTCGTTCGAACACGATCGGCATCCGCCGGCACCGCCGTTGACTCCGGCCTCGGCTGGCTACCCGGCGGCGCGGAGACACCCGGGGGTGCTCTCACATGGACACGAGCACGTCGCGTCCTGCCGATAACTCTGACCCGAAACCGCGCGAAGGTCAAGCGAAACCGCCGATCTCCTTCGAATATCGAGTCCGACGCTCCCCCGATGCAACGACGCCGGCCCGGGAGAACTTCCCGGGCCGGCGTCGGAGTCGAACGCTCGCGCGTGCCGGCTAGCGGCCGCCCTCCACCTTCGGCAGGTGGTCGGTGGGGTTCTCGTCGGCCTGGGTGACCTCGTAGGCGGAGGTCGGGGCCTCGTCGCCCGAGTAGTCCTTCTGGATCGAGACGGGGGCCGTCTCCGGCGCCTGCGCCACCTCGGCCTGCTGCGCGGCCGGGGCCGTCGTGGCGAACTCGCCCACGTCGTCGCCCAGGTCGCGGCGGATCGCGATCTGCGCCTTGGGCGGCAGGGTCGGCAGGATCTGGCGCACGCGCGCCTTACGGCGGGCCTCGCCCTTACGGGGCGGCATGCCCGGGGTGGGCTGCATCTGCGGGGCGATCTCGTCCGGCACGTCGACGCCACCGTCGGAGTGGCCGGCCGCGACGCGCGCGAGCTCCGCCTCCATCTGCGCCGAGTCCTTCTCCTCGGACATGCCGATCGGGCCGATCATCGAGCCGGAGAGGAACTGCTTGACGACGGGCTCCTCCGAGGTGAGCAGCACTTCGCGCGGGCCGAACATGACGAGGTGCTTGAGGAAGAGCATGCCCATGTTGTCGGGCACGGTGCGGGCGATGTTGATGTTGTGCGAGACGATCAGCGTCGTGCAGTCGATCTGCGCGTTGATGTCCATCAGCAGCTGGCTGGTGTAGGTGGTACGCACCGGGTCGAGGCCGGAGTCCGGCTCGTCGACGAGCATGATCTTCGGGTCCATCACCAGGGCGCGGGCGAGGCCGGCGCGCTTACGCATACCACCGGAGATCTCGCCGGGGAGCTTGTCCTCGGCGCCGATCAGACCCACCATCTCGAGCTTCTCCATCGTGATCTGACGGATCTCGCTCTCCTTCTTCTTCGTGTGCTCACGAAGCGGGAAGGCGGTGTTGTCGTAGAGGTTCATCGAGCCGAACAGGGCGCCGTCCTGGAACAGCACGCCGAACATCTTGCGGATCTCGTAGAGCTCCGAGGAGGTACAGGTCAGGATGTCCGTGCCGTCGATGATGATCTCGCCCTCCTCGGGGCGCAGCAGACCGATCAGCGACTTCAGGAAGACCGACTTGCCGGTACCCGACGGGCCGAGCAGAACCGAGACCTCGCCCGCGGGCAGGGTCAGCGAAACGTCGGACCAGATGTTCTGGGAGCCGAACGACTTCGTCAGGTTCTTGGTAGTTACTTCGACACCCACTGTCGGGACCTTTCGTCGCATCGAGATGTGGCTCGCGCCACAGACCGCTGAATGGACACTACCTCAGTCCCCGCTGGTCGCGGTACCGGACCTGGTTCTGTCCTACTGACGGGTCACTCCGCTCCCCCGTCGGGGTCGGAAACGGCGAACGGCCCCGTCGCACAGGGCGACGGGGCCGTTCGGGCGTGAGGGAACGGTCTTACTTGACCGAAACCGTGGCGCCGGCCTCCTCGAGCTTGGCCTTGGCGGCGTCGGCGGCCTCCTTGTCGACCTTCTCCAGGATCGCCTTGGGCGCGCCCTCGACGAGGTCCTTGGCCTCCTTCAGGCCGAGGCCCGAAACCAGCTCGCGGACGACCTTGATGACCTGGATCTTCTTGTCGCCGGCGCCATCGAGGATGACGTCGAACTCGTCCTGGTCAGCAGCGGCGGCGGCGTCGCCGCCGGCCGCGGGGGCAGCGCCGGCAGCCGCGACGGCGACCGGAGCAGCAGCGGTGACCTCGAAGGTCTCCTCGAAAGCCTTCACGAACTCGCTGAGCTCGAGCAGGGTCAGCTCCTTGAAAGCATCAAGCAGCTCGTCGGTGGTGAGCTTCGCCATGGTGGCGTCCTTCCGTTCAGTCTTGCTCGCTGATCCGCGAGGCAAGGTGGTGATGGTTCCCGCGAGCGGTGCGCGCGGGGGTTCGCTGGATCAGCGGTCTTAAGCGGCAGCCTCGTCGGCGGCCTTCTTCTCCTGCAGCGCGGCGGCCAGGCGGGCCACCTGCGAAGCGGGAGCGTTGAACAGGCCAGCGGCCTTCGCCAAGTTGCCCTTCATGGCACCGGCGAGCTTGGCCAGGAGCACCTCGCGCGACTCGAGATCGGCGATGCGCTCGACCTCGGCCACGGACAGCGCGCGGCCGTCCATGTAGCCGCCCTTGATGACCAGTGCCTTGTTGTCCTTGGCGAACTTCTTGATCGCCTTGGCGGCCTCGACCGGCTCACCCTCGATGAAGGCGATCGCGGTCGGACCCTCGAACAGCTCGTCCAGGCCCTCGACGCCAGCATCCTTGGCGGCGAGCTTGACCAGGGTGTTCTTGGCGACGGAGTAGGTGGCACCTTCTCCGAGCGAACGACGCAGCTCGGTGATGGAACCGACCGACAGCCCGCGGTACTCGGTGACCACGGTGGCCGTGGACTTCGAGAACTTCTCGGCGATCTCAGCGACTGCTGCGACCTTCTCGGCGTTTGCCATACTTCGCCTCCTCTCTACGTGTCATCCGTCGAGATGAAGGTTCAGGCCCGAAACGACGAGAACCCCGGCGCAGGGCGCACGGGGTTCATCAGATGAAACCTCGTCCTCCTGCGTGGGTCGCCGGCTCGGGGCCGGACCTTCGATCGGGCTCGCGCCCGACGACCGACGGTCTTCGGTGGAACGATCCGGTGGAACACCGGTTTCCGGAGGACCAGAGTACGGGACTCCCCGCCGGGCGCCAAATCGTGCCTCGATGGTGCGCCACCTCACCGGGCCCGGTGGCGGCGGTGACGCCGGGTCAGCCGACGGCGACCCCGGACTCGGCGTAGACGATCCGCAGCGCCAGGCCGGCCTCCGGCCCCATGACCTGCGCCGCGAGATCGACGAACGCCGCCGTGAACGACGGGCCGTGCGCGGCGCCCCCGGCACCCGTCGCCGCGACCACGTGGTGCGCCAGCTCGTGCAGGATCACCAGCTCGCGCAGGGCCCAGGCACCGTCGCGCCCGGCGGGGACCGCGACCACCGGACCGGCGGGCCCGCTCTCGTAGTGCGCGCCGCCCGCTCCCGCGCGAGCGCGCACCCGCACCGCGCCGGGCCCCAGCACCCGGTCGGCGTACGCCTGGATCGCGTCGACGGAGGCGAACCGGGCCTCGGGCGGCAGCGTCAGCGGCACCCCGAGCACATCGACGGTCCGCCCCGCGCCGGCGTGCTCGAACAGGCCGCGGACCAACTCCTCCGCCCGGTAGACCGCGGCCCGCTGCGCGTCCCTAGACGTCCTTGGCCACCTTGAGCTGCTCGACGATGGCCTTGCCCGCGGCCTCCAGGTCGGGGTAGCCGATCGGGATGTCGATGATCGCGTAGGTCTGCGGCGCGGAGGCGATCACGATCACCGTCATGTCGTCGCCCGTCACCGTGATGTCCGGCCGGCTCACCATGATCTTCGCGGTGACCTTCGCGGCGGGCACCCCGTCGACCGTGATGGACTCCGCCGACGAGAGCCCCTCGACCCGGGGCTCGGCGTTCATGAAGCCCTGCCCGTCGGCGATGCACTGCATCATCCGGGTGGCCGCGTCCTTCGGGTCCACCTTCGAGTCGAAGTTGGTCTGGCCGACCTCCGCGCCGGCCTGCCACGGCTGATCCCCCAGGGACTTCACCAGACCGGCGGGCGCGACACTCTCGGCGTACATCGCGTACGTCTCCGCGGTCCATCCGGGCGCCGCCGAGACCGGGAACGACAGCGGCCCGGACGCGACGCGATCGGTGATCGGCGAGGCGGCCCCCGTGCCCGGCATGCCGCAGCCCCCGGTCGCAGCGCTGGTGGTGGGCGCCGACGCGGCGCCCTCGTCATCCGAGCCGGAGCGCACGACCAGGACCACCGCGGCGATCGCGACGGCGATCACCAGCACCACGGCCACGCCGATCCCGATGAACAGGCCGGTACGGTTCGGCTTCTTCGGCGGCTGCGGCTGTCCCGGGTACTGCTGGCCCGCGTACTGCTGCCCGGGGTACTGCTGGCCGGGGTACTGCTGCCCCGGGGACTGATAGCCCTGCTGCGGGTACCCCTGCTGGTACGGGCTCGCCGGCTGCTGGCCGTACCCGTACTGGTAGCCGCCCTGGGCGTACGGGTCCGGCTGCGCGTACGGGTCGGGCTGCCGGCCGTGCGGATCCTGCGGGTCACTCATACGTCCCTCGCTACCTTCAGCTGCTCGAAGACCTGTCCTGCCACCGCCGCGAGGGCGGTATCCCCGATCGGGGTGTCCGACTCGAAGTATGCCTGGGGAGCCGAGCCGATGACCACTACCGTCACCACATCGCCCTCGATGTCGAGGCCGGGACGGCTGACCAGGATGCGTCCGGTGACCCGGGCAGCCGGCACCCCGTCGACGGTGATCGCCTCCGGCCCGGTCAGGCCCTCGAGGCGGGGCGCGAACGCGTCGTACCGGCTGCTCGCCACGATGCACGGGATGATGCGCCGCGCGGCCTCGGCGTTCGAGACCTTCGGCGCGAAGGTGGTGAGACCGATCTCGACGTGCGCGTCCCAGCGGTGGCCCGGCACCGCCGTCCGCAGCCCGACGGCCTGCGCCCCCGGGGAGAAGAGCTGATAGCGCTGCGGCGTCCATCCGGGTGCCGCGGCGACCGGGAAGGACAACGGTCCGGCGACCGCGCGATCGGTGACGGGCACCGTCGAACCCGGGCCGGGCAGGCCGC
Proteins encoded in this window:
- a CDS encoding DNA-directed RNA polymerase subunit beta', whose amino-acid sequence is MLDVNFFDELKIGLATADDIRNWSYGEVKKPETINYRTLKPEKDGLFCEKIFGPTRDWECYCGKYKRVRFKGIICERCGVEVTRAKVRRERMGHIELAAPVTHIWYFKGVPSRLGYLLDLAPKDLEKIIYFAAYVITEVDEEQRHNEQSTLEAEITSEKKVLADQRDVDLENRAKKLEDDLAVLEAEGAKADQRRKVKDGGEREMRQIRDRAQRAIDELDEIWTTFVKLAPKDMIVDEKLYRELQDRYGEYFKGAMGAEAIKKLIENFDIDAEAEILRETIRSGKGQKKLRALKRLKVVAAFQQSGNSPLGMVLDAVPVIPPELRPMVQLDGGRFATSDLNDLYRRVINRNNRLKRLIDLGAPEIIVNNEKRMLQESVDALFDNGRRGRPVTGPGNRPLKSLSDLLKGKQGRFRQNLLGKRVDYSGRSVIVVGPQLKLHQCGLPKLMALELFKPFVMKRLVDLNHAQNIKSAKRMVERQRPQVWDVLEEVIAEHPVLLNRAPTLHRLGIQAFEPQLVEGKAIQLHPLVCEAFNADFDGDQMAVHLPLSAEAQAEARILMLSSNNILSPASGRPLAMPRLDMVTGLYHLTTKKDEAKGAYTPAAKDQPETGVYSSPAEAIMAVDLGDLSIQAPIKVRLEHQRPSAEVEAELFDGAWTRGQAWTAETTLGRVLFNELLPADYPFVDEQMPKKRQAVIINDLAERYPMIVVAQTVDKLKDAGFYWATRSGVTVSMSDVLVPPSKKGILDHYEERADGIERKYARGALTSGERRDALVEIWKQATEEVGKAIDDFYPADNPIIMIPKSGATGNLTQVRNLAGMKGLVTNPKGEFIPRPIKSSFREGLTVLEYFINTHGARKGLADTALRTADSGYLTRRLVDVSQDVIVRETDCGTSRGIVVPLAEVQADGSLIRDAHVETSAYARTIAEDAVAKDGTVVVERGHDLGDPQIEALLEAGIAEVKVRSVLTCTTGTGVCATCYGRSMATGKLVDIGEAVGIVAAQSIGEPGTQLTMRTFHQGGVGDDITGGLPRVTELFEARVPKGKAPIAEVSGRIRLEDDDRFYTITITPDDGSEEVVYDKISKRQRLRVFKHEDGTERLLADGDHVQVGQQLLEGAADPHEVLRVMGPRQVQVHLVNEVQEVYRSQGVSIHDKHIETIVRQMLRRVTIIDSGSTEFLPGSLTERSEFESENRRVVAEGGEPAAGRPVLMGITKASLATDSWLSAASFQETTRVLTDAAINTRSDKLVGLKENVIIGKLIPAGTGINKYRNIQVQPTEEARAAAYSVPTFDDQYYGPEGAFGAPSGAAVPLDDYGFSDGYR
- the rplL gene encoding 50S ribosomal protein L7/L12, translated to MAKLTTDELLDAFKELTLLELSEFVKAFEETFEVTAAAPVAVAAAGAAPAAGGDAAAAADQDEFDVILDGAGDKKIQVIKVVRELVSGLGLKEAKDLVEGAPKAILEKVDKEAADAAKAKLEEAGATVSVK
- a CDS encoding ABC transporter ATP-binding protein encodes the protein MRRKVPTVGVEVTTKNLTKSFGSQNIWSDVSLTLPAGEVSVLLGPSGTGKSVFLKSLIGLLRPEEGEIIIDGTDILTCTSSELYEIRKMFGVLFQDGALFGSMNLYDNTAFPLREHTKKKESEIRQITMEKLEMVGLIGAEDKLPGEISGGMRKRAGLARALVMDPKIMLVDEPDSGLDPVRTTYTSQLLMDINAQIDCTTLIVSHNINIARTVPDNMGMLFLKHLVMFGPREVLLTSEEPVVKQFLSGSMIGPIGMSEEKDSAQMEAELARVAAGHSDGGVDVPDEIAPQMQPTPGMPPRKGEARRKARVRQILPTLPPKAQIAIRRDLGDDVGEFATTAPAAQQAEVAQAPETAPVSIQKDYSGDEAPTSAYEVTQADENPTDHLPKVEGGR
- the rplJ gene encoding 50S ribosomal protein L10, whose amino-acid sequence is MANAEKVAAVAEIAEKFSKSTATVVTEYRGLSVGSITELRRSLGEGATYSVAKNTLVKLAAKDAGVEGLDELFEGPTAIAFIEGEPVEAAKAIKKFAKDNKALVIKGGYMDGRALSVAEVERIADLESREVLLAKLAGAMKGNLAKAAGLFNAPASQVARLAAALQEKKAADEAAA
- a CDS encoding DNA-directed RNA polymerase subunit beta; this translates as MAVSVSSQTQNDQNDAVVPGAPKRVSFAKISEPLPVPGLLDLQIDSFDWLVGTPAWRDKAAARGEAQPTGGLEDILAELSPIEDFSGSMSLSFSDPRFDEVKASIEECKDKDMTYAAPLFVTAEFINNNTGEIKSQTVFMGDFPMMTDKGTFIINGTERVVVSQLVRSPGVYFDENIDKSTEKPLHSVKVIPARGAWLEFDVDKRDTVGVRIDRKRRQPVTVLLKALGWTSEQILERFGFSEIMRSTLEKDNTAGTDEALLDIYRKLRPGEPPTKESAQTLLENLFFKEKRYDLARVGRYKLNKKLGLPANSDGTQPLVLTEEDIVATIEYLVRLHEAPSEQLTYMTVPDGDEVPVEVDDIDHFGNRRLRTVGELIQNQLRVGLSRMERVVRERMTTQDVEAITPQTLINIRPVSAAIKEFFGTSQLSQFMDQNNPLSGLTHKRRLSALGPGGLSRERAGLEVRDVHPSHYGRMCPIETPEGPNIGLIGSLSVYARVNPFGFIETPYRKVENGTTTDEIVYMTADEEDRYYIAQANAATDANGRLTDERVLVRKRGSEVEMVPVSAVEYMDISPRQMVSVATAMIPFLEHDDANRALMGANMQRQAVPLVRSESPLVGTGMELRAAVDAGDVVITEKPGVVEEVSADFITIMADEGTRKTHKLRKFARSNQGTCANQRPIVNAGQRVEAGQVLADGPCTDNGEMALGKNLLVAIMPWEGHNYEDAIILSQRLVEEDVLTSIHIEEHEIDARDTKLGAEEITRDIPNVSDEVLADLDERGIIRIGAEVRDGDILVGKVTPKGETELTPEERLLRAIFGEKAREVRDTSLKVPHGETGKVIGVRVFSRDDDDELAPGVNELVRVYVAQKRKVQDGDKLAGRHGNKGVIGKILPAEDMPFLPDGTPVDIILNTHGVPRRMNIGQILETHLGWVAKTGWDVRDENGNIPDWASQLPEEMYSQPKDTNTATPVFDGARDEELAGLLGSTLPNRDGDVMVQADGKATLFDGRSGEPFPYPVAIGYMYILKLHHLVDEKIHARSTGPYSMITQQPLGGKAQFGGQRFGEMECWAMQAYGAAYTLQELLTIKSDDVVGRVKVYEAIVKGENIPEPGIPESFKVLLKELQSLCLNVEVLSSDGAAIEMADGDDEDLERAAANLGINLSRNENASAEDLAN